The genomic stretch TGGTGGGGATCCAGGAGGAGCACTCAAGTGTTGGTGTCTGAGCCAGGGCAGTTTGAGGCTTTGGGAAGCTGGACTCCTTCTGTGGGAGATGATGGTAATGAACCTGAGTGGTGTCAACAGCCAGACTTTAGAAGGTGTCTTATGGGTGAGAGgaaagtctgaaatcaggcaTGCATGTTAGAAGTTGATCTTCTCTCCAATAAATCTCCTGGGTCTCAAAAACAACGTGCAGTTTGGTCAGAACAGGTAGATACCTGGTTTTTCTGCCTGAGTCTAAATACACTTGAAAGTTTCCAAATGGGAAATGAGTGAATTTGGTTTGGCACACAGTCTACTCAGTCTCAGGGAATACAGTTGAAGACATTTCAATTACCACCCTCAGTCTTCTGGTAAGATTTTAATAGGGTTCTTCTTTGAAACTGGCAATCGGACACTTCAACTGGTGGGTCAGCTTTCCTGAGTGGTCACACCCCAAAGCCatagtgaaggaggaaacagaacaggctctgtCTTGAAAgtaggactccatcttgggcgggaccgtggactttgagctataggcccagtatctatggagacgacataccaactggaaaaccaggaccctggaaggaagagccccagggctctccatcCCCTAAAAGAATAccttaattatctgtgtaactgaatagaatcatacattctattatgcttactgGGGTATAGCCACAGGcttattgataattgtccactgttaactacctaggcttaaggcatatgatcacgggttaactttgttTGGATcttactttttcctttgttcagactagtttcagggaaacttatacacttagggtatataagattttcacaaaaactggtcggggtccttggctaagaggagactctgtcttgggcccaccggtgtaataagctgcactccactatctgcattctCCTTCTGAgggagtttgtttcccggaatgcgtggttacaataataaaaattgcACTGAACTTGAATTCACACACCTCAGAATcctcccggagaaggcaatggcaccccactccagtactcttgcctggaaaatcccatggatggaggagcctggtaggctgcagtccatggggttgcacagagtcggacacaactgaagcgacttagcagcagcagcagcagcagaatccttGAAGTTGAAGAGTGGTGCATTGTGCTTATCCTTGCTGGATTTTGTAAAGAAAACTCCCACTGTCCTTTTTCTCCCACTGTCACTTGTCTGATACCTGCCCCTCATGAAGGTCATGGCTGTTGGGGAGCCTACGGGCACCTGTGCTCAGACATGTTTTATCCTGTGGAGGCAGCCGAGTCTCCCAGGCTACACTCCCTGGCATTAGGAGGTAGGGCCACATATTCACTGCTGAGACTGTGGCTGGGCACTGCTGCAGAGGGTAGGGCAGAAAGAGAACtggagggagtggggggagggggatccCCTCCCTGACATTCCCAAGAGCCTTGGAAACTAAATCAGATCTTGCATTGGAAAGTGTcccccccaaaagaaaagaaagaaagaaagaaagtgccaGTAGAGAGTAGTGACTAGAAACAGTTGAAAATTCAAGGCGTCTTTGGCTTCCTCAGAAACTCCTCAACACGTGAAGGGAATTGTCTTCATCACAAGCTTTACCTACCGGCTGCTGTCTGTTGAGCACCAGCACCGAGTACACTGCAGGTCAGGGGAGAGACTCCAGGTCCTTGTTCACATCTCTTCTCCATGTGCTTCCTGGAAGCTGCCTGCAGGGAACAGGGGATCCTTATGTAAACCTACAACAAGTTGGAAATAAATACAAGGTTAATTCACCGAttttaatacaaagaaaaaaaacggTTCATCTAAATAACAATAGAATGTACTTTAGGGAAAAAGCATCCCATGTGTCTTGATGCCTGGGGTGGGATGGAAAGGTATTTTGGATGCAGGTGGTGCCACATCCATGGGGTTGAGATCCCAAGAAGCAGGAAACACTTTTGCCTGCCTGACTGATGGAAGATCTGTCCAGGTGCTGTCCATTCAGGGCCAAGGGTAAGGACCTGGGCTCTTCTCAGTGGCACAGTCAGAAGGTAGGTGTTTTTAGGAGAACTACTCTCTTCCTAGAGCCCTCCAGGACAGTTGTGATGTAGACAGGGTGGAAGAGGAAGGAGCATTTTGGATTCTGGGCACTGCAGATAGTATCCTGGGGGTGGTACAGCCAGAGGGACTGAGGAGGGTGGAGAGCCCTGGGAGCAAGGGGCAGGGATGCAGCCTGGGAGTCTGGAGCTGAGCTTCAAGCCAAAATCACATGAGGACCACACAGCCCTCCTTCTGAGGTccatccttctctccctttcccttcgTCACATGGCAGAGCTGGGTCAGGAGAAGAGGAGACATGTGGATGGGGAACTGGTGCCTGAACCTCTGTGGAGAGGAGTGCAAAGTACCAGGTGGGAACCATGGCTCATAGGTCAGTAGGACTGTTATGATACCTCCTGGTGGAACCAACTTCCTTTGGGAAGAGCATGTCCTGTCACCCCCATTAATAGAGTGACCAGTAGCCACATGAGGCTGGGTAGTGTGAACTCCAATGTACTTAGTGTGTCCCAGGGCCTGGCCTTCTGCCTTAAcataatgtgaagtcaaatgtaaATAGCTAGAAGTGGCTAACGGCTAGATAGCCCCGCTGAGGAACTGCAGAACCTATACGGGGGCCAAGAAGCACAACCTCCCCTGTGGGTCACTGGGAGTGGTGGTAGGTGGGGTCACTGTACCCTCTGGTTCCAGGGCCATGTATCTTACTTGGTGGGGGAACTAATGATGACAGATGTGAAATTTGTCCAGTCCCTGGAGGGTGAAACCCCAGTACCACGGACTCTCATATCCCAGTGTGCACCTCACATGTGCTTCGTAGAAGCCATTCTGCTGCTCCAGGAGACCAGCAGCACTGGAAGCTGTGGTCTCAGGGCAATGAGGGCTTTGGTGTGAGGGTCCAGGCTTGGGTCAACTCGGGGACATCCTGTAGCTTGCAGAGCTCAAGATGAGGACCCTGAGGAGGACACAAGGACCCCATGGATCCCACCCCTAATGTCATCCCTAGGCATCCCTTATGGCGGCATGAGCACTTGGCAGCATGTCCCGAAATTTGGCATCCCTGTCTCTGACAGAATGGGGACCTGATATAAGGGGCGGGCcttagaaggagaaggggaggatctTAGGTTCTGAAGAAGTCTGGGTAAGGACCCTGAGGAAGGACTGAGGGGATTCTGGACCCCATCACAGAGTGGACTCAGGGAGCACATAGGGTGGAATGagcacatgctgcatttcctgacatccgggtctcagagagactggggacctgctATAGGTGGCAGGGCCTCAGGTGGGAAGAGAGGAGAATTCCAGGACTTGTGGGGTAACAAGTTGAGGTCCCTGACGGAGGActaagggacccttggcctcaaAGAAAGCTGTCTCTGTTGTCGGTCCTTGGCGACCCTGAGGTAGGATGAGAATCACAGGCATGGTTtgacttcctgacatccgggtctcagagagactgggagcCTCGTATAAGGGGCGGGGCCtcaggtggggagaggagagaatctGAAGTTCTACCCGAAGACAAGGTAAGGCCCTGAGGGAAGATTGAGGGGACCCCCAGGGAGGACTGATGGAGCCCCACAGATCCCCGCCCCTGTCATCAGCCCTGGGAGaccctggggtgagaagagcacactACACCTGTCCTCACTTTCTGACATCTGGGTCTcaagagagactggggacctgttGTGAGGAACCGGGCCTCAAACTGGGGGAGGACAGAGCCCCGGTCCTACCGGGAGTCAAGGTaaggaccctgagggaggagtGAGGGGATCCAGAccccagaacagaggggacccTGGTATTCCCCAGGCAGGACGACCTCGtgctgcatttcctgacatcgggtctcagagagactggggacctgttGAGAGCGGCGCGGCCTCAAAATGGAGGACGGGCCAATTCCAGGTCCTGCCTGGCATCTAGGCTCCAGGCGGGGAAGGACTGAGGCAGTTAGACCCCAACACAGAGAGGGATCCTTGCCTTTGATGGGGGTCTTAGAGGTCCCAGAGCAGGTTGAACAGGATGAGCAGTTTGTCGACCTCTGGCTTAGGGGCCTCGGGAGATGAGGTGTTCAGGCGGATGGTGGAGGCTTCAGATGCACAGAGGGTggactccatggacagagctgAACCCACTCttgtggtcagtgctgggagtCTAGGCTGGACGTGAGGTGAGGaccgagcatctccccagcctaaGTAGGACTCGCAggaggccctgggcaggtgcGACCACATGTGGGGCACTTTCTCTTCAGACTGGGGTCTTGTTCTGAGTTACTCTGCAGGCCCCCAAAGGGCAGGGTCCAGGCCATGGCAGGGGAAAGGTGGGCACTACAAGGGAGCCCGACAAGGGGACCACTTCCCCCACAGCAAGGGGGGGCGGACCTCAGAGTCCAGGGCTGTGCAGAATCTACCCCCGAGGGGCCCCCTCCATTTTTCTCACTCCAGGAACCAGGAGGCAAGAGCAGAGGTCTGAGGCCTGTGTCCAGAGGTCTGAGAGCAGAGGAGGTCCAGGCAGtaccaggagtcaaggtgaggagGGTGCCCTGAATGAGCACCAGGGGTTccccatcccagaacagagggaACCCCACAAAGCCCTAATTCCCCCACTGTGTCAGCCCCAGAACCTCTGGCTGTGCTGGCTGCATGCAGGGgagccactgccctcctccttCAGGTAGCCAGGAGTCAGACTGCCCAGGAGGACAGCCCCTGTGAGGCCGAGAGCACCTCGCAAGAGGAGACCTGTTAGTGGCCTGTGTTGACCACCCAGGGTGTATTTCTTAGCTGAGGCCCATGGTCCACAATGTCCCCTGCCTCACTCCTGTCTGTGGTTTGATCCCAGGCATCGTGCTCGTGGTCGAGATGAGTGAGCTGAGCAAGCCcaaggaagaccttcaggacccaggcgaggcccagggcctggaggaggcACAGCTCTTGGGGGCTGAGGGGGGGGAGGCTGCACCCCCCTCGGCCTCCTCCCCACCAGTCTCCTCGTCTGCTGCTGAggaggccttgccccaggaaGCTCTGAATAAAATGGTGGCTAACATGGTGAAGTTCCTGCTCCGCAAGTATCGAACCAAGGAGCCAACCTCTGATGCCGAATTGCTGAATACggtcctcagggataaccaggagcactACCCAGTGGTCTTCCGCCAAGCAGTTGAGTGCGTTCTGCTGGTCTTTGGCGTGGATGTGAAGGAGGTAGATCCCAGGAAGCACGTCTACATCATGGTTCCCTGCCTGGGCCTCACCTGTGATGCAGTgcagagaggtgggcagggcctgCCCAAGGCCGGCCTCCTGGTGGTGGTCCTCAGCCTGATCCTCCAGAATAGGGATCACGGCCCTGAGGAGGAGATCTGGGGAGCACTCACCAAGATGGGGGTGTATGTTGGGAGGGAGCACTCCATCTTTGGGGAGCCCAGGaagctgctgacccaagtgtgggtgcggGAGGGGTACCTGGAGTACCGGCAGGTGCCTGACAGCGCCCCTGCTCGCTACGAGTTCCTCTGGGGTCCCCGGGCCTGTGCGGAGACCAGCAAGGAGAAATTCACGGAGTATCTGCTCAGGGTCAACCAAAGGGCTTTTAGGTCCTTCCcactcccttctgcagaggatgtgagggaggaggtaGGGGGaccctgagccagagcagcagccggGCTGATACGTCtctctgtgattgaagagggagtagTCAGCCTTCTCAGGAGTGATGGCCTGAGCCACTTGGGGAACCAGGTGTAGCATTTTTAGGTTCCTGCTCTCTGCGATGACATGCAGAttgatctctgttttctttaggaatttttcaAATGTGTATTTCAGCTTAAGGCTTAATAAACTTCAGTATCTAACTTTGTGAATGACATTGATCACACATGTATTTGTGCTTACCCAGTTTAAGGAAAAGAGTCTTGCTGGTTTTTAAAAGAGTTTGGGAACTTTCCCATTTATTTTGTGACCCTGAACATGGTAACATGAGAATGGAATTATAACTATTTTGGAAATGTGAACTTACTTAGCAGTAATGTACTTggtgaaagaattagaaaataaaatgtgattaaagCGAAGTCTTGCTTCTTATACTTTTTGTCTGTCATTTTATACTGTTAAGCTATCTCAGTTTATTTGAATTTTCCCAGgttattatttaagaaagtaggAGAAAACTAATCTGACTAAATAAGGCCCTGCTCCCTGGTTCATTTATTCCACAGAACTTCACAGAGCCTGATTTCTGTGACAGGTCATGTTAGCAGTGGGAAAAGCAGGGCACCCCCACACCTGGAATGATGATCTAAGAGCTGCAGTCACATGAGGAAGGTGGAACGATGTCCCCTAGCCCCACAGAACAAGGCAAAACATGGCGGGGCGGTGGGGATCCAGGAGGAGCCCCCGAGTGTCGGTGCCTGAGCCAGGGTGGTTTGGGGCTTTGGGAAGCTTGGTTCCTTCTGTGGGAGGTGATCGTGATGAGGCTGGGTGGTGGCAGCAACCAGACCTCTCGACAATGTCTTGTGGGTGAGAAGGAAATTTGAAATAGGACATATATATTAGAAGTTCCTCTTCATTTGGAGATGAATCTCCTGGGCCCAAAAGACAAAGTGCACTGTGATCAGGATCAAGTAGATGCCTGGTTTTTCTGCCTGAGTGTAAATACACTTGAAAGGTTCCAAATGAGACATGAGTGAATTGGGGTTGGCACACAATCTTCTCAGTCTCAGGGTTTATAGCTGAAGACATTTAGTTACAATGTTGCAGAAACTAGTACTGGGAAACCAAGCATGAcacttggagagttggagaaGTCAGGTTTATTAAGCcagcgggcccagaggagttaacactccaagctctgagcctcTATCAAAGGGAttgcagagtttttatagacagactgtagtgggcaacactagctgtaaATAGGCttgtttaaactaaggggtttctcACGTGTGGGAAAAgtggtcaagatggggagggggatgcctgacctggacaggcatgattaagcatatttgcaggggctgggtgattgcaaagagcaggacaagcgTGAGTGAGATAAACTACAGTTCCTAGCACTGCAAATCTTCAGTTTCTGATGCTATGGGACCTAcatgatctagactttgcaaggggcaagctgagttacaaaggcaggagaagaaggaggtgctgtaaaaatttaacttttcctcttcattccccCTTCTTGATGCTTCTATCCCTCATTGTAGAAAGCATCATCGCATGTTTTTGGTAGGACATTCAGAGCTCCCCATGGTTTATGGGGCTGTATTGAACTATTACCATTTGTAACTTTGTGGATTCAATCCGAGAGGTTATGAACTGGGTAATAGCATTGAGAATACAAGGGCCAAACAAGAGCGCTGCAAAGAGCATGAAGTGAGGACCTGTTAAAGGGAGAAGCCATGATGGCCAACTCCAGATATTGCTCCAATTACCCCAGGAATTAGctagtttttctctccttttatgaTTTGTTCCCTTAGCTGTTGGGCCATGTTCCTGACTATTTCTGACTGGTTTATATAAAAGTAGCATTCTTCATTCAAGAAGTGGCAGAGTCCTTCCTTTTCAGCTGTCAGTAGGTCTAGACCTCTCCTATTTTGCAAAACCACCCCAGCCAGGGTGTCTAGTTGGTCAGGTAAGGCCACTAAAGATTTAGCCACTCTCTCAATGTCATCTGTGAAGTCTTTGGATAGTGTATGGTGAAAGATGGTTGGTGAAGCAATTCTTCCTATCCCCATACCTATCCCAGTCATGATTCCCAGACCAGCTAGTAGGGGTATAAACTGGATGGCTCTTTTTGACTTTGTACGTGCTGCCAGATGTACGGTGAGAGTCTGGTTGTTAGGGACAATGTTCATCTGGGGAGTGAGGAAAGCTAAGGTGCAGATACCCATCTAATTGACAGGTAGACACAAGTAAGCATCTGTCccacaaacaaagaaaaggcCTTGATGGGGCGGCACCATCTGTTACAGCAAGGGACACCAAAAGGCTGCAAAGCAGCCTGCACATAACAGGTAACTGAAGACTAGCAAAAGGGTTTCTCCCCATCTTTGGGTTGTCACGGCTCTAGCAACTGAGCTTATCATGAAGGGGGGTCAGTTATACTGTGGAGCGGTTTAGTAGGGAGAATCGATCGTAAGAGACTTCTAATAAGAATGAGGATTCCCATTACAGTGAGATAACAGACAGTTAACTGCAGCTTCTGACCCAAACACCAGTCCTGGGGTGTGACTGAAACTAGTCCTGTTGTGAAAAGCACAGAAATAATAGCAATCAGGGATAGAGTCCAGGCTTGACAATGAAAAtccattgatattttgatagcCGGATCCTCAAGCTTCTGTCGTGTGTTGACCAGCCAGCTGCCGGAGTGTGGCTGGAGCAAGTCTCAGCATCCTTCGTGCGTGAGGGTCGTTGTTTTTGTAAACAGACTTTGAGGATGTTTTTGGGGCCCTGAATTACTTTCCAGGTGTCCTCATTATAGGAAGCTGCTGCCTTCTTCACTCTGGTGTGGTGGATCCAAGGGATTGAAACCTATAACTTTAACAGTAGTAGGGTTTGGCAGGATGACCATGTGAGGGCCTGTCCAAACTGGCTGAAGTGGTTCCTTTTTCCAATCTTTAACCCATACCTCATCTCCTGGCTGATAGGGATGAACCCAATTTCCCAGTGGAATGGGTGTCCTTTCTCAGGTTTCTTGGGCGACATGGTGGAAGAATTTCCCAGGGCCTACACCTCCAGGTCAGTTAGTTGGTGGTATCCCTTGAGCTTTTTTTAATCACTGGAGGTGATCTCCCATATAAGATCTCAAAGGGAGACTAGCCTGGGTCCTCGCGGTGCATTTACAGAGGGCGATGTGAGTCCACAGACTAAGGCAGCTTTTTTTAGCATTGTCTGGGCATTGGCCGGGGAATATTCTTGTCGTACTTCTACTTGGAGAAGCAAACTTAACAAGAAAGTTAAAGATATGCGGCCCAAAGattaatagaagtagaaaagctGCCGAGGCACGACTAGGAGAACCAGGTCCAGACATTGGTTTGTGacattagtgtttctctaggtgtgagaagatgcaagaatttggactcataaaaatctttacctgaaaacatctgactatctgaaggcctgtttctCTGGGTTTTTCCCAGAGCTCAGAGTGCCTTATTTTCTGTCTCCACCCTTAACTCTTTTCAACGGGGTGTTGAAGATCAGCATCTTGTAGTggtcatgatttaatctttgtagagtcAGCTGGCAAGGGCCAACTTCCAGTTGATAGTCATTTCtatttgatgggttaaagccttACCTGGGTACAGTGTTAATTAATCCCCTCACAATGAGttctccaaaaaaaagaaaagaaaagaaaagaaaacaaaaaatcatgtttcattaaatattaagttctagttttgttaattaaggtctgtGCTACTAAGACTCACTTCTGAGATTGTTActtatgttatattgctaaaagttttaattaaattatttaaaaaagacactCTTAAGATTGTCATAGTCATATTTGACTTCATAGTCATATTTGACCatgtttggggggcatttcatggtcATTGTGTCCCGCAGTGCTCGGAAagctcattcccaggtctaacAAAGATTCcattgacaggccactcaatgtgttGTCACTAGACCAGGCCTTGtaagtagcaaaagtctctggaccatacctgtcttactagcctcttggtccaggaaaatgtTCCCTCTTGTTGTTTCTTTCCATATCTAAATttacattattacaattattgatctcatatggaactgcatatcagcattttatcacaggctcTGTGACACATTTGGTAACATAAGAAATAATCTTCTGAAACAagctacatagaaaataatatagctagcagtTATTAGTAAGGTCACAAGCAAGAATTTAAATCAAGAACTTTCATTGGGTATAGCCCAGTATACCCCAGGTCACCTGTCTCAGTTAAATGATTATAGCCAagtgttaatctcctggttgtacatcatggagcatctgacctttatccaaagaCTGGTTGCTGAGGTAAGATTTAGAAACAATCTTAAGAGtgtcattttaataatttaattaaacctttaagcaatataacataacaaggaACTCTCAGAAGTGCGTCCTAGTAGCacagaccttaattaacaaaactagaacttaatatttaatgaaacatgatttgtttcttttctttcttcttcttttttttttttttggagaactcATTGTGAGGGCATTAACACTGTATGCAGGTaaggctttaacccatcaaataaaaatgaggtctaTCAGGGAGCCGGGAAAAGCTAAGGGGCCttcttggatttcccatagccctGGATCTTTGATGTTTagctgttgtttatttatttttaatttcctgatgtAAGAGCAGACTGTCActatgttttaaggacatcaagATAGTAAAAGTCTAAGCTTGAAGGGTTATTTTTTGTTGAAGCACAATGAGCTTTTTgtacatgtaccataatcttaaataatgtttatttatgtTACCAAAGTAACagaagcattttaaaaaccaatgaaaatcacttaaaggcaaagaaattaatAGTCTGTTATTGAGAGctactttttaagaaaactttgttctctaaaCAGAGAGAAGACCAAATTCCAGTCTGGTACCAGCTTACTGTTAATAACAAAATGTGTTTATCTGTTTAATCTtagaaagtcttttccataaatcttgagGAACTAGCTGTATTCTTCTAAAGGCATGTGAGTAAAATCATAGAagacatgtttaaaatctgattctattgcaattgacaaagaaacctggtcataacactttaatatgataactagaattataattgACCATATTTTATCAGGGCATATCAGATCTctatgaatttcacataattttaggatatctatattagtaatatCAGCCATAGAGTATAACCTGTAAAGAATTTTTTCACCCCTTTAACagtacttcccatgtaatttaacatgtccAGTGAACCCAGGTAGCTTAATAactctttgggatgtctcaggggccctttgaagcatcccaaagttagctagaagtcaagttatttaggaagttttgccaataaatatcaaaaggtttAACATAGTCAGGCAGGATCATGTAAGTTACtgtgaaataataattatttacttagccaaagttaacaaaagatttcaaaggttaATATAGAGCAGATCAATTAAGAGGTAAAGGAACTTAAATCTATTATTAAAAGCAgttcaacatctgaagaaagtatgtcttcttaacagagagaaaggcCAAATTTAAGTCTTTGCACCAGCTTACTTTAAACTCATTTAGGTAAACctcaattaaatttattttaaacttagtcctAACCATGCACAAAACATTTTTACAGGGTCCACCTTCCACAAACCTTTTAATCACTTTCTGTAATAGCCACCTGCAAGTCAGaccta from Cervus elaphus chromosome X, mCerEla1.1, whole genome shotgun sequence encodes the following:
- the LOC122690352 gene encoding melanoma-associated antigen 8-like, which translates into the protein MSELSKPKEDLQDPGEAQGLEEAQLLGAEGGEAAPPSASSPPVSSSAAEEALPQEALNKMVANMVKFLLRKYRTKEPTSDAELLNTVLRDNQEHYPVVFRQAVECVLLVFGVDVKEVDPRKHVYIMVPCLGLTCDAVQRGGQGLPKAGLLVVVLSLILQNRDHGPEEEIWGALTKMGVYVGREHSIFGEPRKLLTQVWVREGYLEYRQVPDSAPARYEFLWGPRACAETSKEKFTEYLLRVNQRAFRSFPLPSAEDVREEVGGP